The Amphiprion ocellaris isolate individual 3 ecotype Okinawa chromosome 6, ASM2253959v1, whole genome shotgun sequence genome contains a region encoding:
- the LOC111582334 gene encoding transmembrane protein 132D, which yields MSLYRKSWRILQIFFATITAILTQDLSSKELTDSKSPVPFPVFLPVNYEVRDADYLFLKEAGQDFMRNSSMQSHTQPFVILRASRQPAVNASYGPMSTERSVPQDLVQSVQLFNAPEVFTFNWKIQTFVLTPRVFSSKPKVRVLFYVAGRDWNRGQGAVDELPCVTVYAFWQTQEVRGSCAMGGERGTCMAELAPALGWFAPGSEGTSRERQDPSAGNPVEMYYQAQPKVNGKCNSVDGSRWGASQQQAEYVPVTPMQRIGSVRLLQVPKGMATLSRLKLGNAIVIRTSSKPLKKTDIATFYILMASSAQLTNFTLRASVKKGVTFRTATPSNSLLWDITLDMGADGAIAVICQRKAPIPGKRLESSLLEVLQMDFEVEELSTPLESQVIIWKLELPSASKAVTKTEGAMRIYTTQRDFVGLAPLIMNTEILNTAVLTGKKVVMPVRTVAVEEDGVVTDVSDYTDCSSTDEDVLKVSDRCDYVFVNGKETKGKVKMMVNFSYSYLSAQLELNVWMPQLPLQIELSDTELSQIKSWRIPILTSKRPGWNSDEDDRKGKGCMLQFQHALVRVLTSFVAEQADPRDPQAYFLGTDWQVDVTRLVRYFMKVEDPRVARLQGGRVLLGRDLGTTTIQVFSPLSDAILAKTTVKVVDDKVTITEMGVQLVTGLSLTLQLSSGSNRAILATTTTQEILQNPKQEALVSAWLQFSDGNQTPLDIYDPAYHRVTVTSLDQGVVSVQGTPPVVVAEGEGEGVLIRVEMSICEACQKSKRKSTVAVGNGSLKVKFQVNTRRPDGITSSSGSYKDNGSDYGSDGEEVGSERKQRKPSQDPPPRISNSDREESAIQKITTTIKSTERTLITSGSLGGVGKTSNSGNPGSPTSVLNVSLMSSPSDSSKGYGSDNMIVEDMSSVSFTSTVKAPGNLVNYNNFPTKVEIPGQETAEVEIGGEDMLANRPLTDLEIGMYALLGVFCLAILVFLVNCISYVVKFRHKKPPSHGQEPTGHRHDWVWLGTDAELVMSVPGSPVQQDSQTTTTVIDIGPDKTASLSRRPSCLASVTDSPLSCVGSVRSKPVHSESLHSPTSKRKRVQFTTFSTLERQHSPHLPPRENGHGIHWVGKEDSCGEEPQVPITEPGDQL from the exons ATGAGCCTTTACCGGAAGAGCTGGAGGATCTTACAGATATTCTTTGCAACGATCACAGCAATTCTCACACAAG ATCTGAGCAGTAAGGAATTGACTGACAGTAAGAGCCCAGTGCCTTTCCCTGTCTTCTTGCCGGTCAACTACGAGGTGCGCGATGCTGACTACCTCTTCCTAAAGGAGGCCGGCCAGGACTTTATGAGGAACTCCAGCATGCAGAGTCACACGCAGCCGTTTGTTATTTTAAGAGCCAGCCGGCAGCCTGCTGTCAACGCCAGCTATGGCCCTATGTCCACAGAGAGGTCTGTGCCTCAAGATCTGGTCCAGTCTGTGCAGCTCTTCAACGCCCCAGAGGTCTTTACCTTTAACTGGAAAATCCAGACCTTCGTGCTGACGCCTCGGGTTTTCTCCTCCAAGCCCAAAGTGCGGGTCCTCTTCTATGTTGCGGGGAGGGATTGGAACAGGGGGCAAGGAGCTGTGGACGAGCTACCATGTGTGACAGTGTATGCTTTCTGGCAAACCCAGGAGGTGAGGGGTTCCTGTGCCATGGGAGGTGAAAGAGGGACCTGCATGGCCGAGCTGGCGCCTGCGCTTGGCTGGTTTGCTCCGGGGTCGGAGGGCACCAGCAGGGAGAGGCAGGATCCATCTGCTGGGAACCCTGTGGAGATGTACTACCAGGCTCAGCCCAAAGTCAACGGGAAGTGTAATTCTGTGGACGGGAGTCGCTGGGGCGCTTCACAGCAGCAGGCTGAGTATGTTCCTGTGACTCCCATGCAGAGGATTGGCAGTGTGCGTCTTCTGCAGGTGCCTAAAGGGATGGCAACGCTCTCTCGGCTCAAGCTTGGCAACGCCATCGTCATACGGACATCCTCCAAACCTCTGAAGAAGACTGACATCGCCACCTTCTACATACTTATGGCCAGCTCTGCTCAGCTGACTAACTTCACTCTCAG AGCATCGGTAAAGAAAGGTGTGACCTTTCGAACAGCGACACCCAGTAACTCTCTGCTGTGGGACATCACTCTGGATATGGGTGCAGATGGAGCCATCGCTGTCATCTGTCAGAGAAAGGCGCCCATACCTGGGAAAAG GCTTGAAAGCAGTCTGCTGGAGGTACTTCAGATGGATTTTGAGGTTGAGGAGCTGAGCACTCCTCTCGAGAGTCAGGTGATCATATGGAAGCTGGAGCTGCCATCAGCGTCCAAAGCTGTCACCAAGACCGAAGGAGCCATGAGGATCTATACCACTCAGAGAGACTTTGTCGGCCTGGCTCCTCTTATAATG AACACTGAGATCCTAAACACAGCTGTGCTGACCGGAAAGAAGGTGGTGATGCCTGTGAGGACTGTAGCGGTGGAGGAAGATGGAGTAGTTACAGATGTATCTGACTACACAGACTGTAGCTCCACTGATGAAGATGTTCTCAAG GTGTCAGACAGGTGCGACTATGTTTTTGTAAATGGCAAAGAGACGAAGGGCAAGGTGAAGATGATGGTAAACTTTTCCTACAGCTACCTGAGCGCTCAGCTTGAACTGAACGTGTGGATGCCGCAACTGCCCCTCCAGATTGAGCTGTCAGACACAGAGCTGAGCCAGATCAAGAGCTGGAGGATACCCATCTTAACCTCAAAAAG ACCTGGCTGGAACAGTGACGAAGATGACCGCAAGGGGAAGGGCTGCATGCTGCAGTTTCAGCATGCTCTGGTCCGGGTGCTAACCAGTTTTGTAGCAGAGCAGGCAGACCCTCGGGATCCTCAGGCCTATTTTCTGGGCACTGATTGGCAGGTAGATGTCACAAGGTTGGTTCGATACTTCATGAAGGTGGAGGACCCTCGAGTGGCAAGGCTACAGGGAGGAAGGGTGCTGTTGGGGCGTGACCTTGGAACCACCACGATCCAG GTGTTTTCTCCTCTGTCTGATGCCATCTTGGCTAAAACAACTGTCAAAGTCGTGGATGACAAAGTGACAATCACAGAGATGGGGGTGCAGCTGGTTACAGGCCTCTCTCTGACCTTACAGCTCAGTTCAGGAAGCAACAGGGCAATCTTGGCTACCACAACCACCCAAGAGATCTTACAAAACCCCAAACAG GAAGCTTTGGTCAGTGCCTGGTTACAGTTCAGTGATGGCAACCAGACACCTCTTGACATTTATGACCCAGCCTACCACCGTGTGACGGTGACATCTCTGGATCAGGGGGTGGTATCAGTGCAGGGCACACCTCCAGTTGTTGTGGCAGAAGGAGAGGGTGAGGGAGTCCTGATCAGAGTGGAAATGTCCATCTGTGAGGCCTGCCAGAAGTCCAAACGCAAAAGTACCGTCGCTGTTGGCAATGGCAGCCTCAAGGTCAAGTTTCAGGTTAACACTCGGCGGCCAGATGGCATCACCAGCAGCAGTGGTAGCTACAAGGACAATGGCAGTGACTATGGGAGCGATGGGGAAGAGGTGGGCAGtgagaggaagcagaggaagcCGTCTCAGGATCCTCCACCACGTATCTCAAATTCAGACCGAGAGGAGAGTGCCATTCAGAAGATCACAACCACCATCAAATCTACAGAAAGAACCTTGATAACCAGTGGCAGCCTCGGAGGTGTGGGTAAGACCAGTAATTCAGGAAACCCTGGAAGTCCTACCAGTGTGCTGAATGTTAGCCTGATGAGCAGCCCCAGTGACAGCAGCAAAGGATATGGCTCTGACAATATGATAGTGGAGGACATGAGCAGTGTAAGCTTTACTAGCACTGTGAAGGCCCCTGGGAATCTGGTGAACTACAACAACTTCCCCACCAAGGTGGAGATACCTGGACAGGAGACAGCAGAGGTAGAAATTGGTGGCGAAGACATGTTGGCCAACAGGCCTCTCACAGACTTAGAGATTGGCATGTATGCTTTGTtgggtgttttctgtctggCCATCCTGGTGTTTCTGGTAAACTGTATCTCATATGTTGTTAAGTTCAGACACAAGAAACCTCCGTCTCATGGCCAGGAGCCCACGGGACACAGGCATGACTGGGTATGGCTCGGCACAGATGCTGAGCTGGTGATGAGTGTGCCAGGCAGCCCGGTCCAGCAAGACTCCCAGACTACAACCACTGTTATAGACATTGGGCCTGACAAGACTGCCTCTCTTTCCAGGAGGCCCAGTTGCTTGGCCTCTGTTACAGACTCTCCCCTCAGCTGCGTAGGCTCAGTCAGGAGCAAACCTGTGCACAGTGAGTCCCTCCACTCACCCACCAGCAAGAGAAAGAGGGTTCAGTTCACCACCTTTTCCACACTAGAGCGTCAGCATTCGCCACATCTCCCGCCAAGAGAGAATGGCCATGGCATCCACTGGGTTGGGAAGGAAGACAGTTGTGGGGAGGAACCTCAAGTGCCCATCACAGAGCCTGGGGATCAGTTATAA